One genomic window of Solanum dulcamara chromosome 12, daSolDulc1.2, whole genome shotgun sequence includes the following:
- the LOC129877477 gene encoding reticulon-like protein B1 yields MAEQAEHKEESLMEKIADKIHFDRSSSSSDSDSEVKPATAPEASPSPVKARIWRLFGREKPLHHVFGGGKPADLFLWRNKKISASVLGGATAIWVLFELLEYYLVGLVCHLLIFTLAVLFLWSNATTFINKKRPHIPEVQLPEEPIVEIASALSIEINRALSVLREIATGRDLKKFLAVVAGLWFLSVVGNCCNFLTLFYISFVLLHTVPVLYEKYEDKVDPLVEKALEEIKKQYAVFDAKVLSKIPIGPLKDKKNA; encoded by the exons ATGGCAGAGCAAGCTGAGCACAAAGAAGAATCATTGATGGAGAAAATAGCTGACAAGATTCACTTCGACCGTTCCTCCTCCTCGTCGGATTCCGATTCTGAGGTGAAACCTGCAACCGCGCCTGAGGCGTCGCCGTCGCCGGTTAAGGCCAGGATTTGGCGTCTGTTTGGGAGAGAAAAACCGCTTCACCATGTTTTTGGTGGAGGCAAAC CTGCTGATCTATTCTTGTGGAGGAACAAGAAGATATCTGCTAGTGTACTTGGTGGAGCAACTGCAATATGGGTTCTTTTTGAATTGCTCGAGTACTACCTGGTTGGTCTAGTCTGTCACTTGTTGATCTTCACCCTTGCTGTCTTATTCTTGTGGTCCAATGCAACAACCTTTATTAACAA GAAACGTCCACACATCCCAGAAGTTCAGCTTCCAGAGGAGCCGATCGTTGAGATTGCTTCTGCTCTGAGTATTGAAATTAACCGTGCTCTTAGCGTGTTGCGAGAAATCGCAACTGGGAGAGATCTGAAGAAGTTTCTTGCT GTCGTTGCTGGTTTATGGTTCCTCTCAGTTGTCGGCAATTGCTGCAACTTTCTGACACTGTTCTACATAT CATTCGTACTCCTCCATACAGTTCCTGTTCTTTATGAGAAGTATGAAGATAAAGTGGATCCATTAGTTGAGAAAGCATTGGAGGAGATCAAGAAACAATACGCCGTCTTTGATGCCAAAGTTTTGAGTAAAATTCCCATAGGGCCATTAAAAGATAAGAAAAACGCGTAG